In the genome of Streptomyces globosus, one region contains:
- a CDS encoding helix-turn-helix domain-containing protein, which translates to MSEPTRQSEDEDPGEAAPDPGSGILRVFGRQLKRFRIRAGVERTEMGARLGYSASTIAAYEQGRRVPPPRFIDQADDLLDAGEVLKEMKEEVARAQYPAFFRDAAKLEAEAVELHVYDTHIVNGLLQTEEYARAVFTMRRPLLSEETIDERVQARLARQSTFTRQPLPTTSFVIEESVLTRPLGGANVMRGQLEHLLLCGQRRNVDIQVMPNGREEHAGLAGPFTLIETIEGRRIAYVEAYKHSRLYTERQSVRELEEQYGLLRAQALTPRESLEIIEKLLGAT; encoded by the coding sequence ATGAGCGAACCCACCCGGCAGTCGGAGGACGAGGACCCCGGCGAGGCCGCGCCGGACCCCGGCTCGGGGATCCTGCGCGTCTTCGGACGCCAGCTGAAACGGTTCCGGATCCGGGCCGGGGTGGAGCGGACCGAGATGGGGGCGAGGCTCGGCTACTCGGCGTCGACCATCGCCGCGTACGAACAGGGACGGCGCGTGCCGCCGCCGCGCTTCATCGACCAGGCGGACGACCTGCTGGACGCGGGCGAGGTCCTGAAGGAGATGAAGGAGGAGGTCGCGCGGGCGCAGTACCCGGCGTTCTTCCGCGATGCGGCCAAGTTGGAGGCCGAGGCGGTCGAACTCCACGTGTATGACACGCACATCGTCAACGGGCTGCTACAGACCGAGGAGTACGCCAGAGCGGTCTTCACCATGAGGCGGCCGCTCCTGAGCGAGGAGACGATCGACGAACGTGTGCAGGCCAGGCTGGCCAGGCAGAGCACCTTCACCCGGCAGCCGCTGCCGACGACCAGCTTCGTGATCGAGGAGTCTGTACTCACGCGACCGCTTGGCGGCGCGAACGTGATGCGAGGCCAGTTGGAGCATCTTCTGCTCTGCGGCCAGCGGCGTAATGTGGACATCCAGGTAATGCCGAACGGGCGGGAGGAACACGCCGGACTGGCAGGACCCTTCACCTTGATCGAGACCATTGAGGGACGGAGGATTGCCTACGTGGAGGCCTACAAGCACAGCCGCCTCTACACGGAGCGGCAGTCTGTCCGGGAGCTTGAAGAACAGTACGGCCTTCTCCGCGCCCAGGCCCTCACTCCGCGTGAATCGCTGGAAATCATTGAGAAGTTGCTTGGAGCGACATGA
- a CDS encoding AraC family transcriptional regulator yields MSLAEFRDLLARHARPDLKTAIDGVRICRAEPGAEPEYAMSGVVLAVIAQGAKRLALGDRVYEYGVGQYLVASADLPVVGRIAQGPELGFGMTLEPAVIAELMLQAGPGDLPPPTRSARPGITVCDAPAELIDAIVRLLRLLDRPRDRRVLVPLAKREILWRLMTGEQGEAVRQLGLADSGLTHITRVVGWIRDNHAEAFRVEDLARSCGMSVSAFHRNFQAVTAMSPIQFQKQIRLQTARLLLARRPYDVTGVASRVGYDSPSQFSREYKRQFGAPPREDAARMRSRADHGAATPA; encoded by the coding sequence ATGTCCCTCGCCGAGTTCCGCGATCTGCTGGCCCGCCATGCGCGGCCCGATCTGAAGACGGCCATCGACGGCGTACGGATCTGCCGGGCCGAGCCGGGCGCCGAGCCGGAGTACGCCATGTCCGGCGTGGTGCTCGCCGTGATCGCCCAGGGGGCCAAGCGGCTCGCGCTCGGAGACAGGGTGTACGAGTACGGCGTCGGCCAGTACCTGGTCGCCTCGGCCGACCTGCCGGTGGTCGGACGCATCGCCCAGGGGCCCGAACTCGGCTTCGGCATGACGCTGGAGCCTGCCGTCATCGCAGAGCTGATGCTGCAGGCGGGCCCCGGCGACCTGCCGCCTCCGACCCGGTCGGCCCGGCCCGGGATCACGGTCTGCGACGCACCGGCAGAGCTGATCGACGCGATCGTGCGGCTGCTGCGGCTGCTGGACCGGCCGCGCGACCGCCGGGTGCTGGTCCCCCTGGCCAAGCGGGAGATCCTGTGGCGGCTTATGACGGGTGAGCAGGGCGAAGCCGTACGGCAGCTGGGCCTGGCGGACAGCGGCCTGACCCACATCACCCGGGTCGTGGGCTGGATTCGGGACAACCACGCGGAGGCCTTCCGCGTCGAAGACCTCGCGCGGTCCTGCGGTATGAGCGTCTCCGCGTTCCACCGGAACTTCCAGGCGGTGACGGCGATGAGCCCGATCCAGTTCCAGAAGCAGATCCGGCTCCAGACGGCGCGACTGCTGCTGGCCCGCCGCCCCTACGACGTGACCGGCGTCGCCTCCCGCGTGGGATACGACAGCCCCTCGCAGTTCAGCCGCGAGTACAAACGGCAGTTCGGCGCGCCGCCCCGGGAGGACGCGGCACGCATGCGCAGCCGCGCCGACCACGGCGCGGCTACGCCGGCCTGA
- a CDS encoding DUF397 domain-containing protein has product MNKATRDPIGPDLLWVKSSYSSGEGGQCVEVAERLSSVHVRDSKDTARPGLVVGGPAWAAFVGFASR; this is encoded by the coding sequence ATGAACAAGGCAACACGTGATCCGATCGGGCCGGACCTCCTGTGGGTCAAGAGCAGCTACAGCAGTGGCGAGGGTGGGCAGTGTGTCGAGGTGGCTGAGCGCCTGAGCAGCGTCCACGTCCGGGACTCCAAGGACACGGCCCGCCCGGGGCTCGTGGTCGGCGGCCCGGCGTGGGCCGCCTTCGTCGGCTTCGCGAGCCGGTAG
- a CDS encoding helix-turn-helix transcriptional regulator has product MSASPVRRSDSRHPKATAEEVSAFLGIPVATLYQWRHARTGPPAVKIGRHLRFDWTDVETWWDSQKAEQNP; this is encoded by the coding sequence GTGAGCGCTTCCCCGGTGCGGCGTTCTGACTCGCGGCACCCGAAGGCCACGGCCGAAGAGGTGTCCGCCTTCCTCGGTATTCCCGTGGCCACGCTGTACCAGTGGCGGCACGCACGGACCGGTCCCCCGGCGGTGAAGATCGGCAGGCACCTGCGCTTCGACTGGACGGACGTCGAAACGTGGTGGGACTCCCAGAAGGCCGAACAGAACCCGTAG
- a CDS encoding ATP-binding protein has translation MNSETSPAPAALEFSMCFTSSPRGARLARRLVSHCLTTWGHPCASAANQKVTLIVAELTGNAVRHGHVSGRDFHVRLTGSADVLRIEVTDTRTERVPLLPSQEPSGEAESGRGLLVVARLASRWAVVPRVGAPGKTVWAEVCLPGH, from the coding sequence GTGAACAGTGAAACTTCCCCCGCTCCAGCAGCCCTTGAGTTCTCGATGTGTTTCACCTCCTCGCCCCGCGGCGCCCGCCTCGCCCGTCGGCTGGTCTCCCACTGCCTGACCACGTGGGGTCACCCGTGCGCCTCCGCGGCCAACCAGAAGGTGACGCTGATCGTCGCCGAGCTGACCGGCAACGCCGTCCGGCACGGCCACGTCTCCGGACGGGACTTCCACGTCAGGCTGACGGGCTCAGCAGACGTCCTGCGTATCGAGGTCACCGACACGCGCACCGAACGCGTACCGCTGCTTCCCTCCCAAGAGCCGTCCGGGGAAGCCGAGTCCGGGCGCGGGCTGCTGGTGGTGGCGCGGCTGGCGAGCCGCTGGGCGGTGGTGCCGCGAGTCGGTGCGCCGGGGAAGACCGTGTGGGCGGAGGTGTGCCTCCCAGGCCATTGA
- a CDS encoding tyrosine-type recombinase/integrase, with product MPYDNWHWSRPPQAALDCPHASPEECQERHPEAPVCRQHKGKFRSKAHGQGKRWQARWRDPEGRQQTELFARETDAKTHEIKMRSEVDDGSYINPEGGEVRVGEWVTIWMSGLKFDNPRTLQRYEQRMRLHVIGTPLGKLKLKDVSATSIRDWLAGRRELLEDSTLRLVFSNLQSAFDLAVDDELIRKNPLLSRSVQAVRPRRGSTTAKELTVTWNDSEKIRAELPDRYKALVDSGRGLGMRQGECFGFGPDDIDWDHEDGPMVHIQHQVAHDGPVLVFDNPKGGTEDDPRDRWVELGDAVAEALLEHMEKYPAIEVTIPWRTRDGEPMTKRIFFYGREKKPIQANWFNSYRWKPALAAVGFIKPLDPKKPGRRWEKSRDKMMHALRHLYASMMLDGGVDIYTLADRLGHADPAFTLRNYVHRVAGAGSKVRQAVRSMYGRAA from the coding sequence GTGCCGTACGACAACTGGCACTGGAGCCGGCCGCCCCAGGCTGCTCTCGACTGCCCCCACGCCTCCCCGGAAGAGTGCCAGGAGCGGCACCCCGAGGCACCCGTGTGCCGTCAGCACAAGGGCAAGTTCCGGTCCAAGGCCCACGGCCAGGGCAAGCGGTGGCAGGCCCGCTGGCGTGACCCCGAGGGGCGGCAGCAGACGGAGTTGTTCGCGAGGGAGACCGACGCCAAGACGCACGAGATCAAGATGCGCTCCGAGGTCGACGACGGTTCGTACATCAACCCCGAGGGCGGCGAGGTGCGCGTCGGGGAATGGGTGACGATCTGGATGTCGGGCTTGAAGTTCGACAACCCCCGAACCCTCCAGCGGTACGAGCAGCGCATGAGGCTGCACGTGATCGGGACCCCGTTGGGCAAGCTGAAGCTGAAGGACGTCAGCGCCACCTCGATCCGCGACTGGCTCGCCGGGCGGCGCGAGCTGTTGGAGGACTCGACGCTGCGGCTGGTCTTCTCGAACCTTCAGTCGGCCTTCGACCTCGCGGTGGACGACGAGCTGATCCGCAAGAACCCGCTCCTGTCGCGCTCAGTCCAGGCCGTCAGACCCAGACGTGGCAGCACCACCGCGAAGGAGCTGACGGTCACGTGGAACGACTCGGAGAAGATCCGGGCCGAGCTACCGGACCGATACAAGGCGCTCGTGGACAGCGGCAGGGGCCTCGGGATGCGGCAGGGCGAGTGCTTCGGCTTCGGGCCCGATGACATCGACTGGGACCACGAGGACGGCCCCATGGTCCACATCCAGCACCAGGTCGCCCACGACGGCCCCGTGCTCGTCTTCGACAACCCCAAGGGCGGCACCGAGGACGATCCCCGCGACCGCTGGGTCGAGCTGGGCGACGCCGTCGCCGAGGCCCTGCTGGAGCACATGGAGAAGTACCCAGCGATCGAAGTGACGATCCCCTGGCGGACGCGGGACGGCGAGCCGATGACGAAGAGGATCTTCTTCTACGGACGGGAGAAGAAGCCGATCCAGGCGAACTGGTTCAACAGCTACCGGTGGAAGCCTGCACTGGCCGCCGTCGGATTCATCAAGCCCCTCGACCCCAAGAAGCCGGGCCGGCGGTGGGAGAAGTCCCGGGACAAGATGATGCACGCTCTTCGGCACCTGTACGCGTCGATGATGTTGGACGGCGGAGTCGACATTTACACCCTCGCGGACCGCCTCGGGCACGCCGATCCGGCATTCACTTTGCGTAACTACGTGCACCGCGTCGCGGGGGCGGGTTCGAAGGTCCGCCAGGCGGTGCGGAGCATGTACGGGAGGGCCGCCTGA